The window AAACCTTGTCGGGGACCATGACGTACGCCGGCGAAGGCCCCATCGGCTTCCGTGGCACCTTGAACTGATACGGACGCTCGAGTCTACCGGCGAGCCTGCCGCCGCGCGGCCTCCAGGAGCACGTGCTCCTTGAGCAGATAGCCAAAGCCCGCGTTCCTCAGGCGCAGCACCAAGTCATCCCGGGAGGTATTCAGGAGCGCCGCCGTGCGCTCCAGGTTCCACTCCCCTTCCGCCAAGTGCTTGAGCAGGTAGGCCCGCCGGGTCTGTGCGGCCGAGAGACGGTACGTCTTGAGATACTCAAGCGTGCCGTCTCCCCGCTGGATGAACTCACCGATGTGGTTCTCCTCCGAGGGGACCAGGGAGGTGACGAACCGCTGGAGGTGGAAGGGCCCCGCCTCGTACACGGTGTGGGCATGGACGTCCGCGCCGATGAGCCCCCCCGCCATGCTTCCGTGGAAGTCGGCCCAGTGCGCGCGCATGTGCTCGATGGCGGTCCGCAGCTCGCCCACGGACGAGACGGCCGTGTCATCGACGGAGAGCCCCAGAGCGGGAACATCCCCCAGGAAGCCGTACTGGAGCAGCAGATCTCCGTAGAAGTCCTCCAGCAAGGCCCGGTGCAGCGCGCGGTAGTCCTCGGGGTGAGAGACGATGGAGGCCGACAACAGCAGGTCCGCGTGGAAGATGAGCACGCCCACCTGCTGTTCGTGGATCTCGAAGATGCGCAGGGCCTCGCTGAAGGCCGTGCTCACCCAGCCCAGCACCGACCCCTCGTGCCGGGGATTCAAGCCCTCGGAGAGCGCCTGCGCGGAGTACTCGCTCCAGGCCGTCTCCGGCCCGCCGAAGGACTGGGCCAGAAACCCCTCCATCGCCAGGTGCAAGGGCAACAGGCGCAGGCGGTTCTTGTCCTCCCGGTGTGCCATGCGGTGCAGCACCCGGAGGGAGAGGTTGTTCTTCTTCAGGACCTTGCCATCGGAGGGCTGGAGGCGCGTGTCCACCGTCACCTCCGCGCTCCGGTCGTCCCAGTCCATCACCAGCCCATGGGGAACATAGGAGACGTACTTGACGCCAGGCGCCATCCGCTCGCCCTCGAGCGTGACGACGGCCGCGTTATCGCCGTACGGGCGCCGGGTGAAGCGCAGGTCTCCCGGCACCTGATCCCTCAGGACCGGCACCAGGCGGATGCTGCCCCAGACCTGGGAGGGCGCGAGCCGGAGTCCCACCGGCAGGAGGCGCTTCGAGACCACCGCTAACCGTGCCATCACGCCGCCTCCTCGTCATCGAGGGATTCCACCGGCTGCTCGGGGTGCGGCTCCCGGCCCAACATCCGCCGCACGCGGGCCGCGAGGTAGTTCTCCAGCTCCGAGAGGGGCGAGGCGCCTTCCGCGAAGCGCGCGAAGCCCAGCACCGTGGGAAGATCCTCGGCGTCCCGGACGCCCACGGTGGGCACGGAATCGCCGATGCCCCGGGGGGCATACAGCTCCGAGGCGAACACCGGATTCGCGTGGACGATGGACGTCCGGCGCGCGGGGTCCAGCTTCTTGCGGAAGATCCGCGTCACCTCTGCCACCGCGTTGGGGGGATCGTTGTCGTAGCCGTCCGAGACGACGACCACCAGGTCCGGCTTCCATTCCAGGGCGTTGAGCAGGGGCGTGGCCAGGTCCGTTTGTCCCCGGGCCAACAGGAAGAGGGGCTCCTCGGGCGGGTGGACCCAGAAGGGGCGGTACTCCCGTGCCAGGGCGGACAGCAGGTAGTGCGCGGCCAGGGCCACGCCCAGCGGGCGGCGGCGCTTTTCGGTGGAGCCCGAGGCGGAGTAGCTGTTGTCCAGCACGGCGGCCACCCGGCCCAGCGGCACCGGGGCCTGGCGCGCGGTGCGCGCGGCGGCCTGTTCGAGCGCGGCATGCAGCTCGGCCCGCCGCTCGCGGCGCGTGTCCCCCTTCAGGGAGAGCACATAGAGCGCCAGCTTCGTGAGCGGGGTGCGTCCCAGGTCGATGGCGAGCGAGGTGTCCGCGCGCGCCGCCGCGCCCTGGAGCCGCAGGCGCTCGGCCGCGGTGAGGCGGGGCTCGATGCGGGCCAGGAACACCTCCCGGGCGATGTGGTGCTTGCGCGCAAACCCTTCAGCGATGGTGAAGGGCAGCTCGAAGAGGGCCGCTTGTTCGTAATGCGCCCGCCGGAACTGCTCCAGCAGCGGGGTGGTGTACACGCGCTTGCGCCAGCCCTGGAACAGGAAGGGGTTCAGCTCTCCCGCCAGCTTCAGGTGCCCATGCGCCACCGCAGCCCTCAGCTTGGAGCGGTACTTGAGCGCATCGAAGTGCAGGTCCCTGCGGCCCTCCAAGTACTGCCGGGTGACGGCGCGCGCCCGGCGGTTGTTGATGCGCCGCTCCCGCATCACCTCCAGCACCCGGTACGCCCGCTGGGGCGGCAACTTCCTGAGCGCCGTCGCGATGAGGGCACCCTCCTCCTCCCGGTCCTCCGGCCGCGTCTGCGCGCCGGTGGCCAGCAGGTTGAGGATGATCTGCGCCTGGTTGAAGTGGTTGATGCCCGCGGCCAGCGTGCGCGAGTAGAGACGGCGGTAGTTGCCCAGGATGTAGGCGTGCAGGAAGTCGATGGAGACCGCCTGGCCCCGGCCATCGTTGTAGAACTCACGCTGGCCGGTGCACGAGAAGCAGGCGTTCACGAACATCACCAGATCTTCGCGGGCCACCTGCTCGGCACGGGCCAATGCCGCATCCATCGTCAGCTCCTCGCGTGCGCGAGTGGGTCGGAGAAGGTGCCGCCCGGGGAAGGAGGACACGACTGGCTAGTCAAGCTCCAAAGGCTCGTTTCGGAAGTCGCATCACAGTCCCGCGAGCGGCACCCTCTTTTAACACGACGGGGGCCTCCTGGACTCCTGACAGCCTCCCCTCACCGGAGGACTGAGGCAGTAAGGTGCTGACGTGCCCCCAAGCCCCCCGCTGCTGGATGACATGCTCCTGCTCGTCGAGGTGGTGGCTACCGGAGGCCTCACCGCCGCGGCGGAGCGGCTGGGCCTGCGCAAGTCCACGGTGAGCCGCAGGCTGGCGTCCCTCGAGGCCCGGCTGGGAACACGGCTGCTGGAGCGCAACACCCGCCGGTTGAGGCTCACGGAGGCCGGGCGCGCCTACCACGCGCACTGTGCCCGCCTCGTCGCCGAGGCCCGGGAGGTAAACAAGGCCCTGAGCGAGGCCGGTGGGACGCCGCAGGGCACGCTGCGCCTCGCCACCCTCTCGCTGCTGGGCGAGCTGCTCACTCCGCTCATCGCCGAGTTCCTCCTGCGCCAGCCCCGCATGCGCGTGGAGGTGTCGCTGGCCCAGGCCCACGTGGACCTCATCGCGGAGGAGTACGACCTGGCCCTGCGCACCGGTCCCCTCGTGGACTCCAGCCTCGTGGTGCGCCGGCTGGGGCTTCTGCGGACGGGGTGTTACGCCAGCCCGGCCTATCTTCGGCACCGGGGCACGCCTCGCTCCGCCGAGGAGCTGCGCAGGCACGACTGTGTCCTGCTGGCCGAGCCGGGCACGAACGAAGTCTGGTTCTTCGGAGAGGGCCCGGACGCCCGGACCCTTCCCGTGGAAGGCCGGATCCGGGTCCCCAGCCTCCGGGCAGGACAGAGCGCGGCCCGCGCGGGGTTGGGCGTGGTGCGGCTCCCTGCCTCGCTCGTCGCGGACGATGTGCGGGCAGGACTGCTCGTTCCTGTCCTGGCGGACGAGACGCCCCCGGGCCTCCCGGTCTTCGCCGTTTACCCCAGCCGCTCCCAGCTCTCTCGCAAGGTACGCGCCTTCCTCGAGCTGCTCTCGGAGCACAGCGCCGCGCTCCCCTGGGAGGTGGAGGGGCTCCTCGCGGAACAGTGAGTTGCCCGAGGGAGGCTCGTCCCCGGGCTCCCCCTCCATTACATCCTCCTCCACAACCCGGAGGACGGCACATGGCAGGAGTGGTCATCGAGGTGGGGGATGCGGAGTTCCGGAAGGAAGTGCTCGAATCGCAGCAGCCCGTGTTGATGGACTTCACCGCGGCGTGGTGTCCTCCCTGCCGCGTCATCGCCCCCCTGCTCGAAGCGCTGGCAACCGAGCACCAGGGGCGGTTGAAGGTCGCGAAGCTGGACGTCGATGCGCACCAGGAGACGGCCCGGATGTATGGCATCCGCTCGCTGCCCACCCTGCTCCTCTTCAAGGAGGGCAAGGTGGTGAAGCAGATCACCGGCGCGGTGCCACGAACGAAGCTCGACGAGGCCCTCCGCCCGCTGCTCTGACGGCTCCGGCGGGCCGCTACTCTGCGGTTCCGTCGATGATCTTCTTCGCCGTCGAGAACGAGAAGCCGGCCCTCGCCATCGCGGCGAGATCCCTCATCCGGTTCTCCTTCCGGGACGCAGGGTCCCGCCGGAAGGGCCCCAGGCGCTTCTTTCGCGCCCAGATGCGGGCGGCCGCCTCTTCGGACACCTCCGCCGTCGCCTGGGCCAGCTTGTCCGCGACGACGTCCTCGGAGACCCCCTTCATCCGCAGCTTCTGGGCAATCACCCGGGCGCTGCGCCCCGAGGCCCGGAGGGCATGGGCTTTCGTCTCGGCATAGGCCTGGTCGTTGATCAGCCCGTTGCGGATGAGCTTCTGTACGAGCTCGTCCACCCAGCCGAGCGCCTGAGCCCGATCGCCGCCGTGGAATCGCAGGGAGTTCTCCACCCGGCGCAGGAGCACCCGCTTGAGCTGGCTGACCGTCGCCGAATACCGCTTCAGGTAGTGCAACGCGGCGTTTTCGAGATAGCGCGGAGACACCTTCCGGGGCTGCTTTCGCGCCCCTGGGGCTTTTCCTCGCGGTCCATCCTTCGGCTCATCCATCGGCCAGCCCCTGTCCCACCGTCCCGTTAGCGCACGTTCTGAGCGGCCTCGGCCTCCAGCTCATAGCGGCCCTGGGCCTCCATCATCGAATAGCCCTCTTCGCTCAGCAGCGCCTTCGCCTGGCTCCACACCGCGGTTGCTGGCACAGCCAGCAAGGAGGCAACTCGCAGCCAGCATCCACGCGATGACACCACTTCTGAAATTCAAGGGCAGCTCCCAAGGGCGGTCCCGCAGTCTTCCACACCCACATTTCGCGTGAAACCGCGAGGGGCCGGGGCTGTGCGCTGGGAGGCAGTGGGGCCTCGTGCCCAGCCCTGGTAAGCTCTCACGGCATGGCCGCAACCTCCCTGTTGCGCACGACGCCGGTGTGCCCCATCGACTTCGAGCCGCCCCTTCCCCCGGGCGCTCGCACCCTTCAGCCGGTCGAGGGGGTCCCTGGCGCGTACCTGCTGGCCCCCGTCCTCTCCCGTGCGGAGTGCGAGCAGCTCATCGCGGCCTCCGAGGCGCTCGGCTATGCCCCCAAGAAGAGCCGCCGCTCCGGGCCTCCCATCCGCACCAACACCCGGCTCCTCTACGAGGCCCACCCCGGACTGAGTGACACGCTGGCCCAGCGCATGCGCCCCCATCTGGAGGCCATCGACGTCCGCACGGTGGGGCCGTGGCGGTTGGCGGAAGGAAGCCGCCTGCTAAACGAGCGCTGGAGGATGAACCGCTATGCGGCGGGAGAGGAGTTCTTCCCCCACTTCGACACCGGCTATGAGCTCAGCCGGGATTGCCGCTCGCTGCTGAGCGTCATCCTCTATCTCAACGATGACTTCGATGAGGGCGAGACCGTCTTCTTCCCCGGCGGACAGACGCGGGACCACATGCTTCCGGGAGACGCGGATGCCCGCGAGGTCCGCGTCCGGCCCGCTGCGGGAACCGCCCTGGTGTTCCATCACTTCGGGCCGCTGAACCCTCGCCACTCCGGGCTCGCGCCCGTCCCGAGGCCGCGGTCCAAGTATGTGATTCGCACGGACGTCTTCTACACGCGGCCCCCTCCGCCCGGCAGCGCCACGCTCTTTGGCCGGAGCCCGTCCAGCCACCGGTGCGTGGTGCTCCTGGGGCCTCCCGGCGCGGGCAAGAGCACCCAGCTTCGCCAGGTCTCCCAGGCGCTGGGCTACACCGGCATCGACTTCGGGCACTGCATCCGCAGCGAGTCGGCAAGCACCAGCGAGCTGAGCGCGCGCATCCAGCAGTTCCGGCGCAAGCGCTCGGCCCTGCAGGACGCGGCCTTTGGCGCCACGGGAGAGCATCGGCGGCCCTCGGGGTGGTTGCCCAATGCGCTGTGCCTGGAGCTGCTGGAGAAGCAGCTCGAAGGCCTGGGGCTCACCTCGGGGGTGGTGCTCGATGGCTTTCCCCGCATGCGGTCCCAGTCCAACTTCCTCGAAGGCGACCGCTGGCAGTTGCTGGCCGCCATCCACCTGCGTGTGGATGACGCCACGCGGGCGGAGCGGTTGCAGGGCCGCACCCTGGATCCCACCACGGGGCAGACCTTCCACGCCGGGCAGGTGCCCCCGGCCGCGGAGGGCTCCGTCATCCGGCGCCCCGAGGATGCCCCCGGGTCCGTCCAGGCCCGGATGGTGGACTGGGAGCAGGACACGCGTCCGCTCCTGGAGCACTACGCCAAGCGCGGCGTCGCCGTGGACGTGGACGGCGGCGGCTCGCCCGAAGCGGTGACGCGGGCCATCCTGCATGCCCTGTCGCGGCGGCTCCTGGAGGAGGCCGTCGCGCTGTTTCCTCCCGCCCTGGCCACGCTGCTCGGGGAGGCCCCCTGCGACGGGGTGAACCACTCGTCCCGCCTGGACTCGCTGGTGTTCCGTTACCCGCCACCGTCCGGCCCCGCCCTTTACCTCAAGCTGGCGCCCCCTTGGGGTGCCCCGCTGGCCACCGAAGCCACCTTCCTCCAGTCCGAGACGGCCCGGCGGCTGGCGCTCCAGGTGCCCGTGTTCCGGGGCCTCTTCACCCTGGGGGGCGACGTGCAGGCCCTGGTCACCGAGGAGCTTCCTGGGGCCTCCGCCAAGCGCGTGGCCCAGGCCTGGGCCCAGGACTCGGAACGCGCGGCGCTCGTGCGCCACCTGGCCGAAGCCCTGCGAGCGTTCCACACGGCATCGCCTCCGGGGGGGCTGGCCCGTTATGCCCTCCCGTCCCTGCTCCAACGGGCCCGGGAGCGCCTCCAGCGGGGGGACGTCCCACCGCGCAACTTCACCGCCAAGTATGGCCCGCCCCTGGAAGGCATCGAGGCGCTGACCCGGGAGCTCGACCGGCTGGAGTCCGCCGCGAGGATGCTGCCCGAAGGGCCGCACGTCCTGCTCCACGGCGACCCGTGCCTGCCCAACTTCCGGGTGGATTCCACGGGGGCGTTCACCGGATGCCTGGATCTGTCGGGCGCCGACGAGGGAGACCGGTACTGGGATCTGGCCCTGGCCCACTGGTCCGTGAAGCACAACCTCGGCGAGCGGTGGGCGGAGGCCTTCCTCGAAGCCAG is drawn from Stigmatella aurantiaca and contains these coding sequences:
- a CDS encoding nucleoside monophosphate kinase, whose translation is MAATSLLRTTPVCPIDFEPPLPPGARTLQPVEGVPGAYLLAPVLSRAECEQLIAASEALGYAPKKSRRSGPPIRTNTRLLYEAHPGLSDTLAQRMRPHLEAIDVRTVGPWRLAEGSRLLNERWRMNRYAAGEEFFPHFDTGYELSRDCRSLLSVILYLNDDFDEGETVFFPGGQTRDHMLPGDADAREVRVRPAAGTALVFHHFGPLNPRHSGLAPVPRPRSKYVIRTDVFYTRPPPPGSATLFGRSPSSHRCVVLLGPPGAGKSTQLRQVSQALGYTGIDFGHCIRSESASTSELSARIQQFRRKRSALQDAAFGATGEHRRPSGWLPNALCLELLEKQLEGLGLTSGVVLDGFPRMRSQSNFLEGDRWQLLAAIHLRVDDATRAERLQGRTLDPTTGQTFHAGQVPPAAEGSVIRRPEDAPGSVQARMVDWEQDTRPLLEHYAKRGVAVDVDGGGSPEAVTRAILHALSRRLLEEAVALFPPALATLLGEAPCDGVNHSSRLDSLVFRYPPPSGPALYLKLAPPWGAPLATEATFLQSETARRLALQVPVFRGLFTLGGDVQALVTEELPGASAKRVAQAWAQDSERAALVRHLAEALRAFHTASPPGGLARYALPSLLQRARERLQRGDVPPRNFTAKYGPPLEGIEALTRELDRLESAARMLPEGPHVLLHGDPCLPNFRVDSTGAFTGCLDLSGADEGDRYWDLALAHWSVKHNLGERWAEAFLEASCGDTLDRDRLSVFSGLRRFLV
- the trxA gene encoding thioredoxin; translation: MAGVVIEVGDAEFRKEVLESQQPVLMDFTAAWCPPCRVIAPLLEALATEHQGRLKVAKLDVDAHQETARMYGIRSLPTLLLFKEGKVVKQITGAVPRTKLDEALRPLL
- a CDS encoding ARPP-2 domain-containing protein yields the protein MARLAVVSKRLLPVGLRLAPSQVWGSIRLVPVLRDQVPGDLRFTRRPYGDNAAVVTLEGERMAPGVKYVSYVPHGLVMDWDDRSAEVTVDTRLQPSDGKVLKKNNLSLRVLHRMAHREDKNRLRLLPLHLAMEGFLAQSFGGPETAWSEYSAQALSEGLNPRHEGSVLGWVSTAFSEALRIFEIHEQQVGVLIFHADLLLSASIVSHPEDYRALHRALLEDFYGDLLLQYGFLGDVPALGLSVDDTAVSSVGELRTAIEHMRAHWADFHGSMAGGLIGADVHAHTVYEAGPFHLQRFVTSLVPSEENHIGEFIQRGDGTLEYLKTYRLSAAQTRRAYLLKHLAEGEWNLERTAALLNTSRDDLVLRLRNAGFGYLLKEHVLLEAARRQARR
- a CDS encoding LysR family transcriptional regulator is translated as MLLLVEVVATGGLTAAAERLGLRKSTVSRRLASLEARLGTRLLERNTRRLRLTEAGRAYHAHCARLVAEAREVNKALSEAGGTPQGTLRLATLSLLGELLTPLIAEFLLRQPRMRVEVSLAQAHVDLIAEEYDLALRTGPLVDSSLVVRRLGLLRTGCYASPAYLRHRGTPRSAEELRRHDCVLLAEPGTNEVWFFGEGPDARTLPVEGRIRVPSLRAGQSAARAGLGVVRLPASLVADDVRAGLLVPVLADETPPGLPVFAVYPSRSQLSRKVRAFLELLSEHSAALPWEVEGLLAEQ
- a CDS encoding regulatory protein RecX; amino-acid sequence: MDEPKDGPRGKAPGARKQPRKVSPRYLENAALHYLKRYSATVSQLKRVLLRRVENSLRFHGGDRAQALGWVDELVQKLIRNGLINDQAYAETKAHALRASGRSARVIAQKLRMKGVSEDVVADKLAQATAEVSEEAAARIWARKKRLGPFRRDPASRKENRMRDLAAMARAGFSFSTAKKIIDGTAE